One genomic segment of Falsiruegeria litorea R37 includes these proteins:
- a CDS encoding ABC transporter substrate-binding protein gives MKIISILKTAASSLALSATVMAGTATAEEEFTVTMLSVSVYGPWFIAKEKGMADGVDINVKIIEDITARNAGLISGSIQCMMTTMDSTVVTAAADVPVKHVAVPLMSYGLDEMVVDGAIQSEADLAGKTYAADYGFLNHMWMLLTLKKNGIPFDGATHSIMLPQDATAAFSSGALDVDVNFIPFSTQSAERKGAHVLKSTFTDKTYERGLVSDSIACSTSWLEEKPEVAREVIRAWFEAVDWWKQNPAEGNAIIAKGLDWPEEDVRLTQAGAVMLTIDQNKGALGLGDGKPLCESIPAEAPQPDGKPSGWGALVGKDVDCEAGYLADTWDLFSNVYHEAGVADATISADDGIDSSIIEWLDAEGYDETYSNNNWVGRLPI, from the coding sequence ATGAAAATCATATCCATCCTCAAGACCGCAGCCAGCTCCTTGGCTTTGAGTGCGACGGTGATGGCTGGAACAGCCACCGCCGAAGAAGAATTCACTGTCACCATGCTGTCTGTGTCAGTCTACGGCCCTTGGTTCATTGCCAAAGAAAAAGGCATGGCCGATGGCGTCGACATCAACGTCAAGATCATCGAAGATATCACAGCCCGCAACGCTGGCCTGATCAGCGGGTCCATCCAATGCATGATGACCACGATGGATTCGACCGTGGTGACCGCAGCCGCTGACGTGCCGGTCAAGCATGTCGCCGTACCCCTGATGTCCTATGGTCTTGACGAGATGGTTGTCGATGGCGCGATCCAATCCGAGGCAGATCTTGCGGGCAAGACCTATGCCGCCGACTATGGTTTCCTCAATCACATGTGGATGCTGCTGACCCTGAAAAAGAACGGCATCCCGTTTGACGGCGCGACCCACAGCATCATGCTGCCCCAAGATGCAACAGCAGCCTTTTCCAGCGGCGCGTTGGATGTGGACGTCAACTTCATCCCATTCTCGACCCAATCCGCCGAACGCAAGGGCGCACACGTCCTGAAAAGCACGTTCACCGACAAGACGTATGAACGCGGGTTGGTGTCTGATTCAATTGCATGCTCGACCAGCTGGCTCGAAGAAAAGCCCGAAGTCGCGCGCGAGGTTATTCGCGCCTGGTTCGAGGCCGTGGATTGGTGGAAACAAAATCCGGCTGAGGGCAACGCGATCATCGCCAAAGGGCTGGATTGGCCAGAAGAGGACGTGCGCCTGACACAGGCCGGTGCCGTCATGCTGACCATTGATCAGAACAAGGGTGCTCTTGGCCTGGGCGACGGCAAACCGCTGTGCGAAAGCATTCCCGCCGAGGCACCACAACCAGATGGCAAGCCAAGTGGTTGGGGCGCATTGGTCGGCAAAGACGTTGACTGCGAGGCCGGCTATCTTGCGGACACCTGGGACCTATTTAGCAACGTTTATCACGAAGCCGGCGTTGCTGATGCCACGATCTCTGCTGATGACGGAATAGATTCTTCGATCATCGAATGGCTCGATGCCGAAGGCTACGACGAAACGTACAGCAACAACAATTGGGTTGGCCGCCTGCCAATCTGA
- a CDS encoding FAD binding domain-containing protein: MKSSFTYQRATTPAEAVALLAEKGAGAKIWAGGTDMTLHWQQEKTKPTACIDIRDLKELDYIRIEGDAIRIGALTSLATLERSADQHHVLASLSEITKLMATPQTRTLATVGGNLCNASPAADLSPAFVALGARAKIFGKDGSRDVAMFDFFQGVNKTALNGAEILEEVTIPLPSDGEIHVSYRRIDRTVVDIALVNGSAAVSVGSDGVISKVGFGLGAVAPIILDASDASAELEGTALADVSIDKLAAVAATAAKHAKPISDIRASAGYRQDMVEIMLRRALEDTIKNHGGTI; the protein is encoded by the coding sequence ATGAAATCTTCATTCACTTACCAACGTGCGACAACCCCCGCCGAAGCAGTCGCTCTGCTCGCGGAAAAGGGTGCTGGAGCAAAGATCTGGGCCGGCGGGACCGACATGACGCTGCATTGGCAGCAGGAAAAAACCAAGCCGACAGCCTGCATCGACATTCGCGATCTGAAAGAACTTGATTACATCAGGATCGAAGGCGATGCGATCCGTATCGGGGCGCTGACGTCGCTTGCCACATTGGAACGTTCAGCAGATCAGCACCACGTGCTGGCGTCGCTGAGCGAAATCACCAAATTGATGGCGACCCCGCAGACCAGAACACTCGCAACGGTTGGTGGGAACCTGTGCAACGCATCACCTGCTGCGGACCTAAGCCCGGCCTTTGTCGCCCTTGGGGCGCGCGCAAAGATCTTTGGCAAAGACGGTTCGCGCGACGTGGCGATGTTCGACTTTTTTCAAGGTGTGAACAAAACCGCATTGAACGGTGCCGAGATCCTCGAAGAGGTGACCATCCCGCTGCCCTCGGACGGCGAGATCCACGTCTCGTATCGCCGGATTGACCGGACTGTCGTCGACATCGCACTGGTCAACGGCTCTGCTGCGGTGAGCGTTGGCTCAGACGGTGTGATCAGCAAGGTCGGCTTTGGCCTTGGCGCTGTGGCACCGATCATACTTGATGCGTCTGATGCCAGTGCCGAGCTGGAAGGAACGGCTCTGGCGGACGTGTCCATCGACAAACTGGCCGCTGTCGCCGCAACTGCCGCGAAACACGCAAAACCCATTTCGGACATTCGCGCCTCGGCCGGTTACCGGCAGGACATGGTCGAGATCATGCTGCGCCGCGCACTCGAAGATACCATCAAAAATCACGGAGGTACGATCTGA
- a CDS encoding LysR family transcriptional regulator, whose translation MKGLMVYRLSDTDIRLLHVFRAVVECRGFSNAQAVLNVGQPTISSHISQLEQRLGFRLCDRGRTGFRLTRKGESVYEQTLLLFKAHENFQNITLELKGKLSGFLKLGLIDSTVTDSNSPIIRSLEMLNNKANEIAIRLSILTPNHLEKAVLDGDVDIAFGTFDQQLPNLRYKPVYTEHNTLYCSYNHPIARLTKESEIRQAIADSRKVTRSYLEGEDLFPLGSDHSVNHASVEFLEAAAIMLLAGGHIGFLPNHYAKMWEERGKLFPILRDEYTYTSEFFIVTRKNLRGSVIVETFLEDLDIAIAEIKANDEANQGL comes from the coding sequence ATGAAAGGGCTCATGGTGTACCGGCTCAGCGATACTGATATCCGTCTGTTGCATGTCTTTCGTGCCGTTGTTGAATGCCGCGGTTTTTCGAATGCGCAGGCTGTTCTTAACGTGGGGCAACCAACAATCAGCAGCCATATTAGCCAATTAGAGCAAAGGCTTGGGTTTCGGTTGTGTGACCGTGGGCGCACTGGATTTCGCCTTACCCGCAAGGGCGAGAGTGTCTATGAGCAGACCCTGTTGCTGTTCAAGGCACATGAGAATTTTCAGAACATAACACTGGAACTCAAGGGCAAGCTTAGCGGGTTTTTAAAGCTTGGCCTGATCGACAGTACGGTTACGGATTCCAACAGCCCGATCATCCGCAGCCTTGAGATGCTCAACAACAAAGCCAATGAAATCGCGATTCGATTGTCGATTCTGACACCCAATCACCTGGAAAAGGCCGTTTTAGATGGGGATGTCGACATCGCCTTTGGAACCTTTGACCAACAGCTGCCGAACCTGAGATACAAACCTGTCTATACTGAACACAACACGCTGTATTGTTCATACAACCATCCGATCGCGAGGCTCACAAAAGAGTCCGAAATCCGCCAGGCTATTGCCGATAGTCGCAAGGTCACCCGGTCGTATCTTGAAGGTGAGGATCTGTTTCCACTGGGCAGTGATCACAGCGTCAATCACGCCTCGGTCGAGTTTCTGGAAGCGGCAGCCATCATGTTACTGGCTGGTGGGCATATCGGCTTTCTGCCGAACCATTATGCCAAGATGTGGGAAGAGCGAGGTAAGCTTTTCCCCATTCTGCGCGATGAATACACCTATACGTCGGAATTCTTTATCGTGACCCGCAAGAACCTGCGCGGCTCAGTCATTGTCGAAACCTTCTTGGAGGATCTGGACATTGCCATCGCAGAAATCAAAGCGAACGACGAGGCGAACCAGGGCCTCTAG
- a CDS encoding ABC transporter ATP-binding protein → MKLKRDISEHNIISVNDVTKTYLGGTFTAVDNVSLNIKEGEIVAFVGPSGCGKTTVMRMVAGLETPTTGGIQVSGHDVQGPGPDRGMIFQAYTSFPWLTARQNVEYGIKILGVPAAERRERAQKLLEEVHLIAAADKYPAELSGGMKQRVAIARTLAQKPEVLLMDEPFGALDAQVRWEMQEMMVEIMDVEKKTVIMVTHDIQEAIYMADRIVFYTRTPGRIKEDVYMDFKQGHRFTSKEDLLSQPGYLEIEKQMFAWMREEIQLQAA, encoded by the coding sequence ATGAAACTGAAACGTGACATCAGCGAACACAATATCATCAGCGTCAATGACGTGACCAAGACTTACCTTGGTGGGACATTCACTGCCGTGGACAACGTGTCCCTCAATATCAAAGAAGGTGAAATCGTTGCTTTCGTCGGCCCCTCAGGTTGCGGCAAGACGACTGTGATGCGGATGGTTGCCGGGCTGGAAACGCCAACCACGGGGGGCATTCAGGTCAGTGGACATGATGTGCAGGGCCCAGGTCCTGATCGCGGTATGATCTTTCAGGCCTATACATCCTTTCCCTGGCTGACCGCCCGCCAGAACGTCGAATACGGCATAAAAATTCTGGGGGTTCCGGCTGCTGAGCGTCGTGAACGCGCGCAGAAACTCCTTGAAGAAGTACATCTGATCGCGGCCGCCGATAAGTACCCCGCAGAGCTTTCGGGCGGCATGAAACAGCGTGTCGCCATTGCCCGCACGCTCGCCCAAAAGCCCGAAGTGCTTTTGATGGATGAACCGTTTGGTGCGCTGGATGCCCAGGTCCGCTGGGAAATGCAGGAAATGATGGTCGAGATCATGGACGTCGAAAAGAAGACCGTGATCATGGTGACCCACGACATTCAGGAAGCCATCTATATGGCGGATCGCATCGTGTTCTACACCCGCACACCGGGGCGGATCAAAGAAGACGTCTACATGGATTTCAAGCAGGGCCATCGCTTTACCAGCAAGGAAGATCTGCTGAGTCAGCCCGGATATCTGGAAATCGAAAAACAAATGTTTGCCTGGATGCGCGAAGAAATTCAGCTGCAGGCCGCCTGA
- a CDS encoding pyridoxal phosphate-dependent aminotransferase translates to MTEFHKASRIDAIGVSQILQIGAKAARLKQQGRPVIILGAGEPDFDTPDNIKDAAITAMRAGDTKYTALDGTPVLTQAIQAKFSRDNDLHFELNEITVACGAKQILFNAFMASLEADDEVIIPTPYWTSYSDIVAIAGGVPVLLPCSDKNGFRLTADALRAAITDKTRWVLFNSPSNPSGAAYRREDYQPLCDVLLDHPNVWIMADDMYEHIVYDSFDFVTPAQVEPRLKDRTLTINGVSKAYAMTGWRIGYAGGPTDLIKAMAVIQSQSTSCPSSVSQAAAIEALTGPQEVLQDRACNFQDRRDLVVDALNAINGITCPTPEGAFYTFANCAGVLNKVTPSGRRLETDTDFCDFLLEEHDVAVVPGAAFGLSPFFRISYATSKQELETALARISKAVGSLG, encoded by the coding sequence ATGACCGAGTTTCACAAAGCCAGCCGCATCGACGCCATCGGGGTGTCGCAAATCCTGCAGATCGGGGCCAAGGCCGCGCGGCTGAAACAACAAGGACGGCCAGTGATCATCCTGGGCGCGGGCGAGCCCGACTTCGACACGCCCGATAACATCAAGGACGCCGCCATTACTGCCATGCGCGCGGGCGACACCAAATACACCGCCCTCGATGGGACACCCGTGCTGACACAGGCCATCCAGGCCAAATTCAGCCGCGACAACGACCTGCACTTCGAATTGAACGAGATCACGGTGGCCTGTGGCGCCAAACAGATCCTGTTCAACGCCTTCATGGCCAGCCTGGAGGCGGACGATGAGGTGATCATTCCGACACCCTATTGGACGTCCTATTCCGACATCGTCGCCATCGCAGGCGGTGTGCCTGTCCTGTTGCCCTGCAGTGACAAGAACGGGTTCCGCCTGACCGCTGATGCACTGCGCGCAGCGATCACCGACAAGACCCGTTGGGTGTTGTTCAACTCGCCCTCGAACCCTTCGGGGGCGGCATACCGGCGCGAAGATTATCAGCCTCTGTGCGACGTGCTACTTGATCACCCGAACGTCTGGATCATGGCCGACGATATGTACGAACACATCGTCTATGACAGCTTTGACTTCGTCACCCCGGCGCAGGTTGAACCGCGGCTAAAGGACCGGACCCTGACCATCAACGGCGTCTCCAAGGCCTATGCCATGACCGGGTGGCGCATCGGGTACGCGGGTGGGCCGACCGACCTGATCAAGGCGATGGCCGTAATCCAAAGCCAATCGACCTCCTGTCCCTCATCCGTGTCGCAGGCCGCCGCGATCGAAGCCTTGACCGGTCCACAAGAGGTTCTGCAAGATCGCGCGTGCAACTTTCAAGACCGCCGGGATCTGGTCGTTGACGCGCTCAACGCCATCAACGGGATCACCTGCCCAACACCTGAAGGGGCGTTCTACACCTTCGCCAATTGCGCAGGCGTTCTGAACAAGGTCACTCCATCAGGCCGACGGTTGGAAACTGATACGGACTTCTGCGACTTCCTGCTCGAAGAGCATGACGTGGCCGTTGTCCCCGGCGCGGCTTTCGGCCTGTCGCCATTCTTTCGCATCTCGTACGCGACATCGAAGCAGGAATTGGAAACGGCTCTGGCCCGCATCTCAAAGGCTGTAGGATCCCTTGGGTGA
- a CDS encoding YjiH family protein, giving the protein MTQSSNRYPTKGRGTEHSSISVGLFLKCVVPSLIGLILFLVPLNIGGEYTIPLVYLANFIVAVLGKAMHWILLLVLTISFVLPLVMRSKRASDDVPLWLEPLVCVTWFTILVRAVGTLFLISVMLKTGPQAIWSEFTGEIIVDVVIIKLMAILFLAALLLPMLTEYGLMDFAGALLVTPFRILFRLPGRAAVDSMSSILGSASVGIILSSRQYEMGLYSRREAAIIASCFSMLAIPFSVVLADIAGIMDYYIQYYLASIGILLVLAMILARIPPLSLIEDSFYNGIDNRPEEVSEDGHIFARASEAALQRGKSGPDLGTYLTNSIRDLVGMWCNILPPVLTFATIAMVVVEYSSFFQWVAVPFVPLVQLLGLEFASDTATAVITGVADPLFPVLIGADIPSEVNRVAIAIMGLVQLIFMTETGVVLMKSKIDFKLWRLVTLFMLRLIIGFPLAVAAAYLIV; this is encoded by the coding sequence ATGACCCAAAGTTCAAATCGGTATCCGACAAAAGGGAGAGGCACGGAACACTCTTCCATTTCAGTTGGCCTCTTCCTCAAGTGTGTTGTGCCGTCGCTGATCGGCCTGATCCTGTTCTTGGTCCCGCTCAACATTGGTGGGGAATACACCATCCCGCTCGTCTATTTGGCAAACTTCATCGTCGCCGTGCTTGGCAAGGCGATGCACTGGATTCTGCTGCTGGTTCTGACGATCTCATTTGTGTTACCTCTGGTGATGCGGTCAAAACGCGCATCGGATGATGTTCCACTCTGGTTAGAGCCGCTGGTCTGCGTCACTTGGTTCACAATCCTGGTCCGCGCAGTCGGAACCCTTTTCCTGATTTCGGTGATGCTCAAAACCGGACCCCAAGCGATCTGGAGCGAATTCACCGGAGAGATCATCGTCGATGTGGTGATCATCAAACTTATGGCGATCCTGTTTCTAGCGGCGCTTTTGCTGCCAATGCTGACCGAATATGGGTTGATGGATTTCGCCGGTGCGCTGTTGGTAACGCCCTTCCGTATCCTGTTCCGGCTTCCGGGGCGCGCTGCGGTTGACAGCATGTCCTCGATCCTGGGGTCGGCTTCTGTGGGTATCATCCTCTCCAGCCGTCAATACGAGATGGGGCTGTATTCCCGCCGCGAGGCCGCCATCATCGCCAGCTGCTTTTCCATGCTGGCCATTCCTTTTTCCGTCGTTCTGGCGGATATCGCAGGCATCATGGATTACTACATCCAGTACTATTTGGCCTCGATTGGAATTTTGCTGGTCCTGGCGATGATCTTGGCCCGCATTCCACCGCTAAGCCTGATCGAGGACAGTTTCTACAATGGTATCGATAACCGCCCAGAAGAGGTGTCCGAGGATGGCCACATTTTCGCTCGCGCCAGCGAGGCAGCATTGCAGCGCGGCAAGTCCGGGCCGGACTTAGGAACATATCTGACCAACAGCATTCGGGACTTGGTCGGCATGTGGTGCAACATCCTGCCACCTGTGTTGACCTTTGCCACCATTGCCATGGTTGTGGTGGAATACTCGTCTTTCTTTCAGTGGGTTGCGGTGCCGTTTGTGCCGCTGGTTCAGTTGTTGGGTTTAGAATTTGCATCCGATACAGCGACTGCGGTCATTACCGGCGTGGCCGACCCGCTGTTCCCGGTCTTGATCGGCGCTGACATTCCGTCAGAAGTCAACCGAGTTGCAATTGCAATCATGGGCTTGGTCCAACTGATCTTTATGACGGAAACTGGCGTCGTTCTGATGAAAAGCAAGATAGACTTCAAGCTCTGGCGATTGGTCACGCTGTTCATGCTCAGACTGATTATCGGCTTCCCGTTGGCCGTCGCTGCTGCATATCTCATCGTTTAG
- a CDS encoding xanthine dehydrogenase family protein molybdopterin-binding subunit gives MVKHDKALKVVGHGLHVKDAVEKVTGTIRYGVDYEVQNMVHGKIVRCPHAHAKIVKIDASKAEEVPGYIGILTHHDVPQNDWEAAWFNYRGKVLDGIGRFVGDDMAAVAATTPEAAAKAAELVEIEYELLPAVFDMEEARKANAPQIRYEGNERDPYGVAWGDVDAGKAAADVTVECDIFYESQQYAPLGRNACIAEWMGDRVNVITSSQTPSELRDGIHEALGIPLSKIRVQALPSGSSFGQWWSNNFMLITVLLAKKVGKAAKIELDNEECMSTVKRRHQERTRGSMGCTKDGELTFFDFDHLIDNGGYGFKDDVGFFCVDMWGKNGHGDYSIHGINTNMVTAGCMRGVGDCTLGASVERCADQLAEKVGIDPVDFRIKNQIVSGDELRMQHSRHNLKGQVDDYIKNVPEHLRKDWPELFKLSAGGTRALLEKGSEKFNWKDRWKGWAVPTKTDGALRRGIGVGTGAHVCGVEFEGASNSMVRMNPDGSAKVHCAVGRQGAGAETTQAMVVAEELGLTLDQVAIETGDTDSCPWNHGSLASSTMYRTGWASREAARDVKNQLLTIAAREFFDGIDPSELDVDNGEVVHSDPGKHNQRIPFSDVLNELRSDTLGQTSSITGSPRVPMPPSTTFARQFGAQFCEVEVDVETGQIKLIDFLCVQDSGTVVNPQVLKNQIIGAAICGSGFAIYEHMIFDEDTGALKNGNLLDYKLLRCADFPHDAEVLFVEDPDPVGPFGARGAGESPIAAGIAAVAQAVYNATGVWVDMPMTPERVVSALKAASAN, from the coding sequence ATGGTAAAACACGACAAAGCCCTCAAGGTTGTTGGCCACGGATTGCATGTGAAAGATGCGGTTGAGAAGGTGACGGGAACAATCCGCTACGGTGTCGACTACGAAGTGCAGAACATGGTGCACGGTAAGATCGTCCGCTGTCCGCATGCACACGCCAAAATCGTCAAGATCGACGCCAGCAAAGCCGAAGAAGTGCCGGGCTATATCGGCATTCTGACCCACCACGACGTTCCACAGAACGACTGGGAAGCCGCTTGGTTCAACTATCGCGGCAAAGTGCTTGACGGGATTGGGCGGTTTGTTGGCGACGACATGGCGGCCGTTGCAGCCACCACGCCCGAGGCCGCTGCCAAAGCCGCGGAATTGGTCGAAATCGAATACGAATTGCTGCCTGCTGTGTTTGACATGGAAGAAGCCCGAAAAGCGAACGCCCCTCAGATCCGGTATGAGGGCAACGAACGCGACCCCTACGGCGTGGCCTGGGGGGACGTCGATGCTGGAAAAGCGGCCGCCGATGTCACCGTTGAGTGCGACATCTTCTATGAAAGCCAGCAATATGCCCCCCTTGGCCGGAATGCCTGTATCGCAGAATGGATGGGGGATCGGGTGAATGTCATCACCTCGTCGCAAACCCCAAGCGAATTGCGCGATGGCATACACGAAGCCCTTGGAATTCCACTTTCGAAAATTCGTGTTCAGGCATTGCCAAGCGGCAGCTCGTTTGGTCAGTGGTGGTCGAACAACTTTATGCTGATCACTGTGTTGCTGGCGAAAAAGGTCGGCAAAGCCGCCAAGATCGAGTTGGACAACGAAGAATGTATGTCCACCGTCAAGCGCCGCCATCAGGAACGCACGCGCGGCTCGATGGGGTGCACCAAAGACGGTGAACTGACCTTTTTCGACTTTGATCACCTGATCGACAATGGGGGCTATGGCTTCAAAGACGACGTAGGTTTCTTCTGCGTCGACATGTGGGGAAAGAACGGCCACGGCGATTACAGCATCCACGGCATCAACACCAACATGGTGACCGCAGGGTGTATGCGCGGGGTCGGTGACTGCACGCTTGGTGCCTCGGTCGAACGCTGCGCGGATCAGTTGGCCGAAAAGGTTGGCATCGACCCGGTCGATTTCCGCATCAAGAACCAGATCGTGTCCGGCGATGAGCTGCGGATGCAGCACAGCCGTCATAACCTTAAAGGACAAGTTGACGACTACATCAAAAACGTGCCCGAACACCTGCGCAAGGATTGGCCAGAGCTGTTCAAACTGTCGGCCGGGGGCACAAGGGCGCTGCTTGAGAAGGGTTCGGAAAAATTCAACTGGAAGGACCGTTGGAAAGGTTGGGCGGTGCCCACGAAAACCGATGGCGCGCTGCGTCGTGGGATTGGGGTCGGCACCGGTGCACATGTGTGCGGTGTTGAATTTGAAGGCGCGTCCAATTCGATGGTTCGGATGAACCCCGATGGGTCGGCCAAGGTGCATTGCGCCGTGGGGCGGCAGGGCGCAGGGGCCGAAACCACCCAAGCCATGGTCGTGGCCGAGGAACTGGGCCTGACCCTTGATCAGGTTGCTATTGAAACCGGCGACACCGACAGCTGCCCTTGGAACCACGGCTCGCTGGCGTCCTCGACCATGTACCGTACCGGATGGGCCAGCCGCGAAGCCGCGCGCGATGTGAAGAACCAGCTGCTGACCATCGCCGCGCGCGAGTTCTTTGACGGTATCGATCCGTCCGAACTGGACGTGGACAACGGCGAGGTCGTTCACAGCGATCCCGGCAAGCACAACCAGAGGATTCCCTTTTCTGATGTGCTGAACGAGTTGCGCTCGGATACGTTGGGCCAGACGTCGTCGATCACCGGCAGCCCTCGGGTGCCGATGCCGCCTTCGACCACCTTTGCCCGTCAATTCGGCGCGCAATTCTGCGAGGTCGAAGTGGACGTCGAAACGGGTCAGATCAAGTTGATCGATTTCCTGTGCGTTCAGGACAGCGGGACAGTGGTGAACCCCCAGGTTCTCAAGAACCAGATCATCGGTGCCGCGATCTGCGGGTCCGGCTTTGCGATCTACGAGCATATGATCTTTGACGAGGACACCGGTGCGCTGAAAAACGGCAATTTGCTGGACTACAAGCTTTTGCGCTGTGCCGACTTCCCACATGACGCCGAAGTTCTGTTTGTCGAAGATCCCGATCCCGTTGGTCCGTTTGGGGCACGCGGCGCAGGGGAATCTCCGATCGCTGCAGGGATCGCAGCCGTCGCACAGGCTGTCTACAATGCAACCGGGGTCTGGGTGGATATGCCAATGACGCCCGAGCGTGTTGTATCGGCCCTAAAGGCCGCATCTGCAAACTAA
- a CDS encoding ABC transporter permease: MSDTSIKAGNPELTKTRDKPKKLQLLVTLSGKQTMTYGLIGALVFFGLWEVAHLLTAEEAKRFLPSPLSVVQALITLIQEKDYMADVGISAYRIFGSFFIACVIAVPLGILMGCFAPIRALINPVISGARYLPAASFIPLLLVWFGPTDSQKMALLVLGVVFFLIALILDNTEAVAKELIEAAQTMGASRREIVINVVGRAASPAIMDSMRNMIAVAYTYLVIAEIVAAQDGIGAVMMRAGRFLKVDVIMAGILTIGIMGVLTDIVFRVVAHYAFPWNRKRKG, encoded by the coding sequence ATGTCAGACACAAGTATAAAAGCTGGAAACCCAGAGCTGACCAAAACACGCGACAAGCCAAAGAAGTTACAGCTTCTTGTCACACTTAGCGGCAAGCAAACGATGACCTACGGCCTGATTGGCGCGCTTGTGTTTTTTGGTCTGTGGGAGGTCGCTCACCTACTGACTGCCGAAGAAGCAAAGCGGTTTTTACCGTCTCCACTTTCTGTCGTTCAGGCCCTTATCACGTTGATCCAGGAAAAAGATTATATGGCGGATGTTGGCATCTCTGCCTACCGGATCTTTGGCAGTTTCTTCATTGCATGCGTCATTGCGGTTCCTCTTGGTATACTTATGGGATGCTTTGCGCCGATCCGCGCCCTGATCAATCCTGTGATCTCTGGCGCGCGCTACTTGCCTGCCGCGTCTTTCATTCCGCTTTTGCTGGTCTGGTTCGGGCCTACGGACAGCCAGAAAATGGCCTTGTTGGTTTTGGGTGTGGTCTTCTTTCTGATCGCCCTGATTTTGGACAACACCGAAGCGGTCGCCAAAGAGCTGATCGAGGCGGCCCAAACCATGGGCGCGTCCCGGCGGGAAATCGTGATCAATGTTGTTGGCCGGGCGGCCTCGCCGGCGATCATGGACTCGATGCGCAACATGATCGCTGTTGCCTACACTTACCTCGTCATCGCTGAAATCGTGGCGGCTCAGGACGGCATCGGTGCTGTGATGATGCGAGCCGGGCGGTTCCTGAAGGTTGACGTCATCATGGCGGGCATCCTGACCATCGGGATCATGGGGGTTCTCACTGACATCGTGTTCCGGGTGGTGGCTCATTACGCCTTTCCTTGGAACCGGAAACGCAAGGGTTGA
- a CDS encoding (2Fe-2S)-binding protein, translated as MTVLKVNGRNVEISDRGDRTLADALRTDLGLIGARVSCSEGECGSCTILVDGLPQTSCLMLAQQAEGKNIMTIEGLADGENLHPIQQAFIEEQGFQCGFCTPGFILSAKAFLEENPNPTADEVSIGMSGNICRCGAYPYIVKAVLRAAELMNASAQAAE; from the coding sequence ATGACTGTACTCAAAGTCAACGGCCGTAATGTCGAAATCTCTGATCGTGGGGATCGGACCCTGGCTGATGCACTGCGCACCGATCTGGGGCTGATTGGCGCCCGCGTGTCCTGTTCCGAAGGCGAATGCGGGTCCTGCACCATTTTGGTTGACGGGCTGCCACAGACATCCTGCCTGATGCTGGCGCAACAGGCCGAAGGCAAGAACATCATGACCATCGAAGGGTTGGCAGACGGTGAAAACCTGCACCCGATCCAACAAGCCTTTATCGAAGAGCAAGGGTTCCAATGTGGGTTCTGCACACCCGGCTTCATCCTCAGCGCCAAAGCGTTTCTTGAGGAAAACCCGAACCCTACAGCAGACGAGGTATCCATCGGCATGAGTGGCAACATCTGCCGGTGCGGGGCCTATCCCTACATCGTCAAGGCCGTATTGCGCGCCGCCGAGCTGATGAACGCGTCGGCGCAAGCCGCCGAATAA